The Pangasianodon hypophthalmus isolate fPanHyp1 chromosome 2, fPanHyp1.pri, whole genome shotgun sequence genome window below encodes:
- the LOC113538465 gene encoding uncharacterized protein LOC113538465 isoform X2, giving the protein MSRKKKPEASATAGMRPQESMPDKRLKCFRDIKDIVLGLNDEEWTALTKDLPNKYTRLDFAVLCTKIVRDVSTSAVQGILPTLIDTVGKEKFRLAAAKFKQRAEGRVTTAARSEEDPLDLICNIIEGVVIEIKNAMKNAILKVASDWMQPSQSGLHSPSLGQLSHRLDKTDSHSRMMADVDSYTEEVTPDHFHQICTNSVCDVLQKWMDSSSMSATSSMPQSSVLTPDIACSSAVPETSTDLVVEISISEDGTITEKPFSGVETDKPAEVHVDTVRNQLKNLMSDEAIQRHAKEITALTSKIFRNMIGPNLGRSFSDSALEMVFAHTSLLREPSLSPLVNIFLDESMQHLLQHLLSVKPTLTDMALQSTSCDKDKLSGFQALSNFSKTLRNFVVKCFHTKSSRSGKRENVEPEQMDSNTIRHILTSAKPSSRIPSVLSSETLDDPGTSNQKRQSHDLNFSSLDEVSAPAGVKRRTGFHFIVGKKTPLIRVQTKRKVCPIYKMTDHNQPTSSGSLHGDSCSEPKASESSSFQSLHRMFSAICTTLRLKKTNRKK; this is encoded by the exons ATGAGCAGAAAGAAGAAACCTGAAGCATCTGCCACAGCTGGAATGAGACCTCAGGAATCCATGCCAGATAAGAGGCTAAAGTGCTTCAGGGACATAAAGGATATTGTCCTTGGCCTCAATGATGA GGAATGGACGGCTTTGACCAAGGACCTACCAAATAAG tACACAAGACTGGACTTTGCAGTTCTGTGCACAAAGATTGTAAGAGATGTGTCAACTTCTGCAGTCCAGGGCATCCTGCCAACGCTCATCGACACGGTTGGAAAAGAAAAGTTTCGCCTCGCAGCAGCAAAGTTTAAACAAAGAGCTGAAGGGAGAGTCACCACAGCCGCAAG ATCTGAAGAAGACCCACTTGACTTAATATGCAACATCATTGAAGGAGTTGTCATAGAAATTAAAAATGCGATGAAGAACGCTATCTTGAAGGTCGCCTCAG ATTGGATGCAACCATCCCAGAGTGGTCTCCATTCTCCATCACTGGGCCAGCTCTCACACCGGTTGGATAAGACTGACAGTCATTCACGAATGATGGCTGATGTTGATTCTTACACTGAGGAGGTGACACCTGATCACTTCCACCAAATATGCACCAAttcagtgtgtgatgttctcCAAAAATGGATGGACTCATCCTCTATGTCAGCCACTTCAAGCATGCCACAGAGCAGTGTGTTAACTCCTGACATCGCATGCTCCTCTGCTGTGCCAGAGACAAGCACCGATCTTGTTGTGGAAATCTCCATCAGTGAGGATGGCACCATTACTGAGAAACCTTTTTCAGGTGTTGAAACTGACAAACCTGCCGAAGTTCACGTAGACACTGTCAGAAACCAGCTGAAAAATCTGATGTCTGACGAGGCCATCCAGCGGCATGCTAAAGAAATAACAGCTTTGACCTCAAAAATTTTTAGAAATATGATCGGACCAAATCTTGGGAGGAGTTTCTCAGATTCTGCTTTAGAGATGGTGTTTGCACACACCAGTCTGTTAAGAGAGCCTTCTCTTTCCCCACTAGTCAACATCTTTTTAGATGAGTCAATGCAGCATTTACTCCAACATCTGTTGAGTGTTAAACCAACACTTACAGATATGGCTCTTCAGTCAACTTCCTGTGACAAAGACAAACTAAGTGGCTTTCAGGCACTAAGCAATTTCTCCAAAACTCTTCGAAATTTTGTGGTGAAATGCTTCCATACAAAATCTTCAAGATCTGGCAAAAGGGAGAATGTTGAGCCTGAGCAAATGGACAGTAATACCATTCGTCACATCCTCACATCAGCCAAACCCTCAAGCAGGATACCAAGTGTTCTGAGTAGTGAGACACTGGACGATCCTGGAACTTCTAATCAGAAGAGACAGTCCCATGATTTGAACTTTAGCTCCTTAGATGAAGTTTCAGCTCCAGCTGGTGTGAAGAGGAGAACTGGGTTCCATTTCATTGTTGGGAAAAAAACTCCGCTGATCAGAGTTCAGACAAAG AGGAAAGTGTGTCCTATTTACAAGATGACTGACCACAACCAACCGACATCATCCGGAAGTCTTCATGGGG ATTCATGCAGTGAACCAAAGGCTTCAGAGTCTTCATCTTTCCAAAGTCTACACAGGATGTTCTCAGCCATCTGCACAACCCTGCgtttaaaaaagacaaaccgcaaaaaataa
- the LOC113538465 gene encoding uncharacterized protein LOC113538465 isoform X1 has product MSRKKKPEASATAGMRPQESMPDKRLKCFRDIKDIVLGLNDEEWTALTKDLPNKYTRLDFAVLCTKIVRDVSTSAVQGILPTLIDTVGKEKFRLAAAKFKQRAEGRVTTAARSEEDPLDLICNIIEGVVIEIKNAMKNAILKVASDWMQPSQSGLHSPSLGQLSHRLDKTDSHSRMMADVDSYTEEVTPDHFHQICTNSVCDVLQKWMDSSSMSATSSMPQSSVLTPDIACSSAVPETSTDLVVEISISEDGTITEKPFSGVETDKPAEVHVDTVRNQLKNLMSDEAIQRHAKEITALTSKIFRNMIGPNLGRSFSDSALEMVFAHTSLLREPSLSPLVNIFLDESMQHLLQHLLSVKPTLTDMALQSTSCDKDKLSGFQALSNFSKTLRNFVVKCFHTKSSRSGKRENVEPEQMDSNTIRHILTSAKPSSRIPSVLSSETLDDPGTSNQKRQSHDLNFSSLDEVSAPAGVKRRTGFHFIVGKKTPLIRVQTKKQRKVCPIYKMTDHNQPTSSGSLHGDSCSEPKASESSSFQSLHRMFSAICTTLRLKKTNRKK; this is encoded by the exons ATGAGCAGAAAGAAGAAACCTGAAGCATCTGCCACAGCTGGAATGAGACCTCAGGAATCCATGCCAGATAAGAGGCTAAAGTGCTTCAGGGACATAAAGGATATTGTCCTTGGCCTCAATGATGA GGAATGGACGGCTTTGACCAAGGACCTACCAAATAAG tACACAAGACTGGACTTTGCAGTTCTGTGCACAAAGATTGTAAGAGATGTGTCAACTTCTGCAGTCCAGGGCATCCTGCCAACGCTCATCGACACGGTTGGAAAAGAAAAGTTTCGCCTCGCAGCAGCAAAGTTTAAACAAAGAGCTGAAGGGAGAGTCACCACAGCCGCAAG ATCTGAAGAAGACCCACTTGACTTAATATGCAACATCATTGAAGGAGTTGTCATAGAAATTAAAAATGCGATGAAGAACGCTATCTTGAAGGTCGCCTCAG ATTGGATGCAACCATCCCAGAGTGGTCTCCATTCTCCATCACTGGGCCAGCTCTCACACCGGTTGGATAAGACTGACAGTCATTCACGAATGATGGCTGATGTTGATTCTTACACTGAGGAGGTGACACCTGATCACTTCCACCAAATATGCACCAAttcagtgtgtgatgttctcCAAAAATGGATGGACTCATCCTCTATGTCAGCCACTTCAAGCATGCCACAGAGCAGTGTGTTAACTCCTGACATCGCATGCTCCTCTGCTGTGCCAGAGACAAGCACCGATCTTGTTGTGGAAATCTCCATCAGTGAGGATGGCACCATTACTGAGAAACCTTTTTCAGGTGTTGAAACTGACAAACCTGCCGAAGTTCACGTAGACACTGTCAGAAACCAGCTGAAAAATCTGATGTCTGACGAGGCCATCCAGCGGCATGCTAAAGAAATAACAGCTTTGACCTCAAAAATTTTTAGAAATATGATCGGACCAAATCTTGGGAGGAGTTTCTCAGATTCTGCTTTAGAGATGGTGTTTGCACACACCAGTCTGTTAAGAGAGCCTTCTCTTTCCCCACTAGTCAACATCTTTTTAGATGAGTCAATGCAGCATTTACTCCAACATCTGTTGAGTGTTAAACCAACACTTACAGATATGGCTCTTCAGTCAACTTCCTGTGACAAAGACAAACTAAGTGGCTTTCAGGCACTAAGCAATTTCTCCAAAACTCTTCGAAATTTTGTGGTGAAATGCTTCCATACAAAATCTTCAAGATCTGGCAAAAGGGAGAATGTTGAGCCTGAGCAAATGGACAGTAATACCATTCGTCACATCCTCACATCAGCCAAACCCTCAAGCAGGATACCAAGTGTTCTGAGTAGTGAGACACTGGACGATCCTGGAACTTCTAATCAGAAGAGACAGTCCCATGATTTGAACTTTAGCTCCTTAGATGAAGTTTCAGCTCCAGCTGGTGTGAAGAGGAGAACTGGGTTCCATTTCATTGTTGGGAAAAAAACTCCGCTGATCAGAGTTCAGACAAAG AAACAGAGGAAAGTGTGTCCTATTTACAAGATGACTGACCACAACCAACCGACATCATCCGGAAGTCTTCATGGGG ATTCATGCAGTGAACCAAAGGCTTCAGAGTCTTCATCTTTCCAAAGTCTACACAGGATGTTCTCAGCCATCTGCACAACCCTGCgtttaaaaaagacaaaccgcaaaaaataa
- the arl6ip6 gene encoding ADP-ribosylation factor-like protein 6-interacting protein 6 isoform X2, with product MRLSFQAPDAFSGDEDDNNETNGAPHEATLNRTPGESRVSRVKARYHRFRAPVQRYWRSQWPVRICSMLCCLLVVSFIAVLSSFLYVILKDLRAEKVTSEDGTEVRLLGFWSMLVLSSLAGVLCCSFSWTLTYFDSFEPGMFPPTPLSPAKFSMTMPLCPKRGP from the exons ATGCGGCTGAGTTTTCAGGCGCCGGACGCGTTTTCAGGGGATGAAGATGATAATAATGAGACTAATGGAGCTCCACATGAAGCCACACTGAACAGGACGCCAGGTGAAAGCAGGGTGAGCCGCGTTAAGGCTCGGTATCACCGCTTCAGGGCTCCGGTGCAGAGGTACTGGAGGAGCCAGTGGCCAGTCCGTATCTGCTCCATGCTCTGCTGTCTGCTCGTCGTTTCATTCATCGCTGTTCTCTCCTCCTTCCTGTATGTCATCCTGAAAG ATCTTCGGGCGGAGAAGGTTACCTCTGAAGATGGAACAGAAGTAAGACTTCTAG GCTTTTGGAGTATGTTGGTTCTCTCATCCTTGGCTGGAGTGTTGTGTTGCAGTTTTTCCTGGACTCTAACCTACTTTGACTCGTTTGAGCCTGGGATGTTCCCCCCCACACCACTTTCTCCAGCCAAATTCAG
- the arl6ip6 gene encoding ADP-ribosylation factor-like protein 6-interacting protein 6 isoform X1, with product MRLSFQAPDAFSGDEDDNNETNGAPHEATLNRTPGESRVSRVKARYHRFRAPVQRYWRSQWPVRICSMLCCLLVVSFIAVLSSFLYVILKDLRAEKVTSEDGTEVRLLGFWSMLVLSSLAGVLCCSFSWTLTYFDSFEPGMFPPTPLSPAKFRQMTGHSFHMGYSMAILNGIVAGLTVFWCLI from the exons ATGCGGCTGAGTTTTCAGGCGCCGGACGCGTTTTCAGGGGATGAAGATGATAATAATGAGACTAATGGAGCTCCACATGAAGCCACACTGAACAGGACGCCAGGTGAAAGCAGGGTGAGCCGCGTTAAGGCTCGGTATCACCGCTTCAGGGCTCCGGTGCAGAGGTACTGGAGGAGCCAGTGGCCAGTCCGTATCTGCTCCATGCTCTGCTGTCTGCTCGTCGTTTCATTCATCGCTGTTCTCTCCTCCTTCCTGTATGTCATCCTGAAAG ATCTTCGGGCGGAGAAGGTTACCTCTGAAGATGGAACAGAAGTAAGACTTCTAG GCTTTTGGAGTATGTTGGTTCTCTCATCCTTGGCTGGAGTGTTGTGTTGCAGTTTTTCCTGGACTCTAACCTACTTTGACTCGTTTGAGCCTGGGATGTTCCCCCCCACACCACTTTCTCCAGCCAAATTCAG GCAAATGACTGGCCACTCCTTTCATATGGGCTACAGCATGGCTATACTCAATGGCATTGTGGCTGGACTCACTGTCTTCTGGTGTCTTATTTAA